One segment of Ureibacillus thermophilus DNA contains the following:
- a CDS encoding siderophore ABC transporter substrate-binding protein encodes MKQWKLFAVILAMFVIVLAACGDEKAEQDKNTNTDDTKQEAAQGENASFPITISSTISESKNEESGQTTVFDDVTFEKMPERIVVFDYGFLDTLDALGVEGIVGVAKDGTLPEHLSKFGSDEYASVGNLKTPNLEAIAALEPDAIFISGRQATFYDQLKEITPNVVFVGTSQDDYWGTFEKSVDIAAKLFGKEKEAEEQLAKFDEKLNELKELAGQYKTSLVTMYNEGKLSGFGTNSRYGYVYDIYGFTPVSDDIEASSHGSDFGFESVLKFDPEVLFVIDRTAAVGGQSNIEADMENDIIKQTQAYKNGKIVYLDGPLWYLAGGGLQSEMMKIEEILNKLK; translated from the coding sequence ATGAAACAATGGAAGCTTTTCGCAGTTATTCTAGCTATGTTCGTCATTGTTTTGGCTGCATGCGGTGACGAAAAAGCTGAACAAGACAAAAATACAAATACTGATGACACGAAACAAGAAGCAGCACAGGGAGAAAATGCTTCATTCCCAATCACTATCTCCTCTACAATTTCTGAAAGCAAAAACGAAGAGTCTGGTCAAACTACAGTATTTGATGATGTAACTTTCGAAAAAATGCCTGAAAGAATCGTTGTATTCGATTACGGTTTCTTAGATACGCTTGATGCTTTAGGCGTTGAAGGGATCGTTGGTGTTGCAAAAGATGGTACATTACCAGAACACCTTTCTAAATTTGGTAGCGATGAATATGCAAGCGTTGGAAACTTAAAAACTCCAAACCTTGAAGCCATTGCAGCATTAGAGCCAGATGCAATCTTCATTTCAGGCCGCCAAGCCACATTCTATGACCAATTGAAAGAAATCACTCCAAACGTAGTATTCGTTGGTACTTCCCAAGATGATTACTGGGGCACATTTGAGAAATCTGTTGATATCGCTGCAAAACTTTTCGGCAAAGAAAAAGAAGCGGAAGAACAGTTGGCAAAATTCGATGAAAAACTGAATGAACTAAAAGAATTGGCTGGCCAATACAAAACTTCATTAGTCACAATGTACAACGAAGGAAAATTATCCGGATTCGGCACAAATTCACGTTACGGATATGTTTATGACATTTATGGATTCACTCCTGTATCAGACGACATCGAAGCTTCTTCCCACGGATCCGATTTCGGGTTCGAATCGGTCTTAAAATTCGATCCGGAAGTATTGTTCGTAATTGACCGTACAGCAGCTGTAGGTGGACAATCCAACATCGAAGCGGACATGGAAAATGACATCATTAAACAAACTCAAGCTTACAAAAACGGCAAAATCGTTTACTTGGACGGTCCGCTATGGTACTTGGCTGGCGGCGGTTTACAATCTGAAATGATGAAAATCGAAGAAATCTTAAACAAATTAAAATAA
- a CDS encoding methionine ABC transporter permease, giving the protein MEFDINHLIELIPEINTAFFQTIYMISISLIVAVVIGLPIGVILYITDKGLFMENGIIHNILGFIVNLIRSIPFLILLVALIPFTNFLVGTTIGPTAASVSLSVAAIPFFARIVESALREIDKGVIEAAIASGATPWMIIWHVLLLESRSGIISGITLTLISLIGFSAMAGTVGGGGIGDLAIRFGYYRYDDTIMITTVLILIILVQVIQFAGDFIAKLVDKRK; this is encoded by the coding sequence ATGGAATTTGATATTAATCATCTAATCGAGCTGATTCCGGAAATCAATACCGCTTTTTTTCAAACCATCTATATGATTTCCATCTCATTAATTGTAGCTGTAGTGATCGGGTTGCCTATCGGGGTGATTCTTTACATCACGGATAAAGGTTTGTTTATGGAGAATGGGATTATACATAACATTTTAGGTTTTATTGTGAATTTGATCCGTTCGATTCCTTTCCTCATTTTGCTTGTCGCGTTAATTCCATTTACTAATTTTCTTGTTGGGACAACGATTGGACCAACGGCAGCAAGCGTTTCATTATCGGTGGCGGCCATTCCCTTTTTTGCAAGAATTGTAGAAAGTGCATTAAGGGAAATTGATAAAGGGGTCATCGAAGCGGCCATTGCATCTGGAGCAACCCCTTGGATGATCATTTGGCATGTATTATTGTTGGAGTCCCGTTCCGGCATCATATCAGGTATAACCCTTACTTTAATCAGTTTGATTGGATTTTCGGCAATGGCCGGTACTGTCGGTGGAGGCGGTATAGGGGATTTGGCCATCCGCTTTGGTTATTACCGATATGACGATACGATCATGATTACAACTGTGTTGATTTTAATTATTTTGGTTCAAGTAATTCAATTTGCCGGTGATTTTATCGCCAAATTAGTTGATAAAAGAAAATAA
- a CDS encoding iron chelate uptake ABC transporter family permease subunit: MRNNIVKLIILAIIGIICILLYGFYDIKGGFHYAFPRRMMRVGAMIVTGFAIAYSTVVFQTITHNRILTPSIMGIDSMYQVVQTLIFFFAGSASIWVANQYLNYFTALIAMVLFAILLYRALFRADKYPIYLMLLIGMIIGTFLGSLVSFLQVLIDPVEYLSLQNLLFASFTRIKVELLYISSAILIIAFIVGYRLLHQLDVAILGRENAINLGINYDRLVMNVLILSAVLISTSTALVGPITFFGLIVANLSYHLFTTYKHSILILGAGLISVIALVGGQFLVEHVFEFNTTLSVIINFIGGVYFIYLLLKESRAAR; encoded by the coding sequence ATGCGAAATAATATTGTGAAACTGATTATATTAGCGATTATTGGGATTATTTGTATTCTGCTTTACGGATTTTACGATATTAAAGGCGGCTTCCATTATGCTTTCCCTCGGCGTATGATGCGCGTTGGAGCTATGATCGTGACCGGTTTTGCTATTGCCTATTCAACGGTTGTTTTCCAAACGATTACTCATAATCGAATTTTAACGCCTTCAATAATGGGCATTGATTCAATGTATCAAGTGGTTCAAACGCTCATTTTCTTCTTTGCGGGATCAGCATCGATTTGGGTAGCTAACCAATATTTGAATTATTTTACTGCACTCATTGCAATGGTGCTTTTTGCGATATTGTTATACCGCGCATTATTTAGAGCGGATAAGTATCCGATTTATTTGATGTTATTAATTGGGATGATTATTGGTACTTTTTTAGGAAGCCTTGTATCTTTCTTGCAAGTATTGATTGACCCGGTAGAATATTTAAGTTTGCAGAATCTCCTTTTTGCAAGTTTCACCAGAATCAAAGTAGAGCTGTTATATATTTCATCCGCTATTTTAATCATTGCTTTTATTGTTGGATATCGATTATTGCATCAATTGGACGTTGCAATACTAGGTCGAGAAAACGCCATTAATTTAGGTATCAACTACGATCGACTAGTCATGAACGTATTAATTTTATCTGCCGTGCTGATTTCAACATCAACAGCCTTGGTGGGCCCAATCACCTTTTTTGGATTAATTGTTGCGAACCTTTCTTATCATTTATTTACCACTTATAAACATTCCATATTGATTTTAGGTGCAGGGTTAATCAGCGTGATTGCGCTGGTTGGCGGACAATTTTTAGTGGAGCATGTTTTTGAATTTAACACAACTTTAAGTGTCATTATTAACTTCATTGGTGGAGTCTACTTTATTTATCTATTACTAAAGGAGAGTAGGGCTGCAAGATGA
- a CDS encoding IS4 family transposase: protein MKTKSTFLGAIEITRKLLNDVMFMLESRTKETYFTRKEKKLNFKNTILFSLNFVKKSLQIELDDFFDKFNLSEISISKQGYSAARKKISPLAFVKLTKAIVNWYYEENSFKTYRGFRLCAIDGSVLQIPDTEELRNYFGYGKNHKTSYARASASCIYDLENGIIITSRINPYKVAERDSAKDMIEELVQIGLKNDLFLFDRGYPSRDFIAYLDALGIKYVMRCQKNTIKEIVEAKDADQNIHIIHRKQVITARVVRFPLDSGTEEILVTNLTEEEFDISEFKSLYFKRWGIETEYNDVKNKIEIENFTGSSKIAIEQDFYASIYLSNMVSLLRNDANETINEESKKKRRKHDYQVNTNILIGKLKDRMVHLLLEDCPIKRERMFTKIMKVIIRNKTPIRFGRSYPRRNGLSSTKYPLNQKRCL, encoded by the coding sequence TTGAAAACAAAAAGTACTTTTTTAGGGGCAATTGAGATTACTCGAAAGTTGCTGAATGATGTGATGTTTATGCTTGAATCTCGGACAAAAGAAACGTATTTTACACGAAAAGAAAAGAAGTTAAATTTTAAAAATACTATTCTATTTAGCTTAAACTTTGTTAAAAAGAGCCTCCAAATTGAACTTGACGACTTTTTCGACAAATTTAATTTATCAGAAATTAGTATTTCCAAACAAGGCTATTCAGCCGCACGAAAAAAGATTTCTCCTCTCGCTTTTGTAAAACTTACAAAAGCGATTGTGAATTGGTATTATGAAGAAAATTCCTTTAAAACTTATCGTGGATTTAGACTTTGCGCAATCGATGGAAGTGTGCTCCAAATTCCTGATACTGAGGAGCTTCGAAATTATTTTGGGTATGGAAAAAATCATAAGACAAGTTATGCAAGAGCTAGTGCCTCTTGTATTTACGATCTTGAGAATGGAATCATTATTACTTCTAGAATCAATCCATATAAGGTAGCAGAGCGAGATAGTGCAAAGGATATGATTGAAGAACTCGTACAAATTGGATTAAAAAATGATCTTTTTTTATTTGATCGAGGGTATCCATCGAGAGATTTTATTGCCTATTTAGATGCCCTTGGTATCAAATATGTGATGCGATGTCAAAAAAATACGATAAAGGAAATTGTCGAAGCGAAAGATGCTGATCAAAACATTCATATAATACATAGGAAACAAGTGATTACTGCTCGTGTAGTTAGATTCCCACTGGATTCTGGCACGGAAGAAATACTTGTCACAAATTTAACCGAGGAAGAGTTTGATATCTCTGAGTTTAAATCTCTTTATTTTAAACGCTGGGGAATTGAAACAGAATATAATGATGTGAAAAATAAAATCGAAATAGAAAATTTCACGGGTAGTTCGAAAATCGCAATTGAACAAGATTTCTATGCATCAATATATTTATCGAATATGGTCAGTTTATTGAGAAATGATGCCAATGAAACAATTAATGAGGAGAGTAAGAAAAAAAGACGAAAACATGATTATCAAGTAAACACAAATATCTTAATAGGAAAATTAAAAGATAGGATGGTTCACTTATTATTAGAAGATTGTCCAATCAAAAGAGAGAGAATGTTTACAAAAATCATGAAAGTGATTATAAGAAATAAGACACCTATTCGGTTTGGGAGAAGCTACCCACGAAGGAATGGTCTGTCCTCAACAAAGTATCCCCTAAACCAAAAAAGGTGTCTATAA
- the hflX gene encoding GTPase HflX yields the protein MTRLKEVEELKEKAILVGVNLNDPNFDYSMEELENLAYALEVEVVGKVTQNLERINPSHYVGKGKVDEIKNFYEETGANLVIFNDELSPSQIRNLERDLDCKVIDRTTLILDIFDRRAKTKEAKLQVELAQLQYMLPRLVGLHSSLSRQAGSTGGSLRNRGLGETKLELDRRKIEDQIARLRKELDEVEEQRETQRKKRRKNEIPVVSLVGYTNAGKSTIMNQLISKYGHAEKEVFEKDMLFATLDTSVRKMELPDKKQFLLTDTVGFVSKLPHQLVKAFRSTLEEAREADLLLHVVDVSHKEYKFMVDVTNQTLKEIGIEDVPTLYIYNKCDLAGISYPQVYGDDLWISAKEGKGLDELIKCIRKHIFADYCTCEMVIPFHRGDIVSYLNENATVLSTEYEEEGTRLKVELKEADYKKFEDFVVKN from the coding sequence ATGACTCGATTAAAAGAAGTAGAAGAACTGAAAGAAAAAGCAATCCTCGTCGGAGTCAATTTGAATGACCCTAATTTTGATTATTCGATGGAAGAGCTTGAAAATCTTGCATATGCTTTGGAAGTTGAAGTGGTAGGAAAAGTGACGCAAAATTTGGAACGCATTAATCCTTCCCACTATGTAGGAAAAGGTAAAGTGGATGAAATAAAAAATTTCTATGAAGAAACAGGGGCAAACCTCGTCATCTTTAATGATGAACTTTCCCCATCTCAAATCCGAAATCTGGAACGGGATTTGGATTGTAAAGTCATTGATCGGACAACTTTGATTTTAGATATATTCGATCGCAGGGCAAAAACAAAAGAGGCTAAATTGCAAGTCGAGTTGGCACAGCTTCAGTATATGTTGCCAAGGCTTGTAGGTCTCCATTCTTCCTTATCAAGACAAGCAGGCTCAACAGGTGGAAGCCTTCGAAACAGGGGGCTTGGGGAAACAAAGTTGGAGCTTGACCGCAGAAAAATTGAAGACCAAATCGCCAGGTTGAGAAAAGAGCTTGATGAGGTGGAAGAGCAGCGGGAAACCCAGCGGAAAAAAAGGCGGAAAAATGAAATTCCTGTTGTATCCCTTGTTGGATATACCAATGCAGGAAAGTCCACCATCATGAATCAATTAATAAGTAAATACGGACATGCAGAGAAGGAAGTATTTGAGAAGGATATGCTATTTGCTACCCTTGATACGTCAGTCCGGAAAATGGAGCTGCCGGATAAAAAACAGTTTTTGCTTACAGATACAGTTGGGTTTGTCAGCAAACTTCCACACCAGTTAGTCAAAGCTTTCCGTTCCACATTAGAGGAAGCAAGAGAAGCAGATTTACTATTGCATGTGGTAGATGTTTCCCATAAGGAATACAAGTTTATGGTGGATGTTACGAATCAGACATTGAAAGAGATAGGTATTGAAGATGTACCAACATTGTATATTTACAATAAATGCGACTTAGCAGGCATTTCCTATCCACAAGTGTATGGGGACGATCTATGGATTTCCGCCAAAGAAGGCAAGGGGTTGGACGAATTAATTAAATGCATTCGGAAACATATTTTTGCTGATTATTGCACTTGTGAAATGGTGATTCCTTTCCACCGGGGGGATATTGTTTCCTATTTGAATGAAAATGCAACAGTGCTTTCAACGGAATATGAGGAAGAAGGAACGAGATTAAAAGTTGAATTGAAGGAAGCAGATTATAAAAAATTCGAAGACTTTGTAGTGAAAAACTAG
- a CDS encoding peptide MFS transporter, translating to MLSKEEIVKSVPQKGFFGHPKGLLTLFFTEFWERFSYYGMRAILIFYMYYELNEGGLGLDRGTANSIMAIYGSLVYMSGIIGGWISDRVWGPRKTVFYGGILIMIGHFILALPLALTGLLLSMVFIIIGTGLLKTNVSSVVGDMYAENDVRRDSGFSIFYMGINMGAFIAPFIVGTIGEDYSFHLGFGLAGIGMLLGLITYVLTQKKNLGLAGLQVPNPLNEEEKKKAIFNFTIMIVAIVVVLGGLYLTGNLTMGVFSAIITTLGILIPTAFFIIMYRSPKTSKDEKSRVLAYIPLFIAAVMFWAIQEQGATILATYADTRTDLNVGSFELKASWFQSLNPLFVIIFAPIFAWLWLKLGNRQPSTPLKFSISLFFAGASFIIMMIPSKISGGTELVSPLWLVLSFFLVVIGELLLSPVGLSATTKLAPKAFASQTMALWFLTSAAAQAINAQLVRLYEVVNEFTYFGLLGGISIVLGVIVLILTPIISKAMKGIK from the coding sequence ATGTTATCAAAAGAAGAGATAGTAAAGTCCGTCCCCCAGAAAGGATTCTTTGGACATCCTAAAGGGTTGCTGACACTATTTTTTACTGAGTTTTGGGAACGCTTTTCCTATTATGGAATGCGGGCGATTTTAATTTTTTATATGTACTATGAATTGAACGAAGGTGGATTAGGGCTTGACAGAGGTACGGCTAACTCCATCATGGCGATTTATGGTTCCTTAGTGTATATGTCCGGTATTATCGGAGGCTGGATTTCCGACCGGGTATGGGGACCTCGCAAGACAGTGTTTTACGGTGGAATTCTCATTATGATTGGGCATTTCATTTTAGCATTACCTCTTGCTTTAACAGGTCTTTTATTATCAATGGTATTTATTATTATCGGTACCGGTTTATTAAAAACGAATGTTTCCTCTGTTGTAGGAGATATGTATGCTGAAAATGATGTTCGTCGTGATTCCGGTTTCAGCATTTTCTATATGGGTATCAATATGGGGGCATTTATTGCACCGTTTATTGTTGGAACAATCGGAGAAGATTACAGCTTCCATTTAGGCTTCGGTTTAGCCGGCATCGGGATGTTGCTAGGTTTAATTACTTATGTTCTTACTCAAAAGAAAAATTTAGGTTTAGCTGGTCTTCAAGTGCCGAACCCATTAAATGAAGAGGAAAAGAAAAAAGCTATTTTTAATTTCACTATTATGATAGTGGCTATTGTTGTTGTATTGGGCGGATTATATTTAACAGGCAATTTGACAATGGGTGTATTCAGCGCCATTATTACAACATTAGGTATTTTAATACCAACTGCATTTTTCATCATTATGTATAGAAGTCCAAAAACGTCAAAAGATGAAAAATCCCGTGTATTGGCTTATATACCGTTGTTTATTGCAGCCGTGATGTTCTGGGCCATCCAAGAACAAGGGGCAACAATTTTAGCAACTTACGCAGATACAAGAACAGATTTAAATGTAGGCAGCTTTGAATTAAAAGCTTCCTGGTTCCAATCATTAAACCCATTGTTTGTAATTATTTTTGCTCCAATTTTTGCATGGTTGTGGCTAAAACTTGGCAATCGTCAGCCTTCTACACCGCTTAAGTTTTCGATTTCCTTATTCTTTGCCGGGGCTTCTTTCATCATTATGATGATTCCATCGAAAATTTCTGGCGGAACAGAATTAGTTAGCCCGTTATGGCTTGTTTTATCATTCTTTTTAGTAGTTATTGGTGAGCTGTTGCTTTCACCTGTAGGTTTGTCTGCTACAACAAAACTTGCACCAAAAGCCTTTGCTTCCCAAACAATGGCTCTTTGGTTTTTAACAAGTGCTGCTGCCCAAGCTATTAACGCACAGCTTGTTAGATTATATGAAGTGGTTAATGAATTTACGTATTTCGGCTTATTGGGCGGCATATCTATTGTCCTTGGCGTAATCGTCTTGATTTTAACTCCAATCATTTCAAAAGCAATGAAAGGAATAAAATAG
- a CDS encoding MetQ/NlpA family ABC transporter substrate-binding protein, translated as MKKFLATFLVFLVAVLLVACNSNSSEKSKADSTSSESKEIKIGATAGPYSDMVKKAIKPGLEEKGYKVEIVEFSDYIQPNKALNEGSIQANLFQHTIYLENFEKENNMDLTALITVPTAPMGIYSNKYKSLDEVEDGATITIPNDPTNAARAFNTLQDEGLIKIDPNADPLKVSEKDIIENPKNLKFQPLEAGQLPRSVDSADLAAVPGNYALAANMNLLDALALENMLDQYRNVVAVKAEDEDSQLAKDLIEVVQSEEFEKVIDAEFEGFGKPEWMKNR; from the coding sequence GTGAAAAAGTTTTTAGCAACATTTTTAGTCTTTTTAGTTGCGGTACTTCTTGTTGCATGCAACAGTAATTCAAGTGAAAAAAGTAAAGCAGATTCAACTTCATCAGAATCAAAAGAAATTAAAATTGGGGCAACAGCCGGACCATACAGCGATATGGTGAAAAAAGCCATTAAACCAGGTTTGGAAGAAAAAGGGTATAAAGTTGAGATTGTGGAATTCAGCGACTATATCCAACCAAATAAAGCATTAAATGAAGGATCTATTCAAGCAAACTTATTCCAACACACAATTTATCTTGAAAACTTTGAGAAAGAAAACAATATGGATTTGACAGCGTTAATTACGGTTCCAACTGCGCCAATGGGCATTTACTCAAACAAATATAAATCTTTGGATGAAGTGGAAGACGGGGCTACAATCACAATTCCAAACGACCCGACAAATGCTGCCCGCGCATTCAATACACTTCAAGATGAAGGGCTTATTAAAATTGATCCGAATGCAGATCCACTAAAAGTGTCTGAAAAAGACATCATTGAAAATCCGAAAAACTTGAAATTCCAACCATTAGAAGCAGGACAATTGCCACGTTCTGTGGATAGCGCCGATTTGGCAGCTGTACCAGGCAATTATGCGTTGGCAGCCAATATGAACTTGTTGGATGCGTTGGCGTTGGAAAACATGCTTGATCAATACCGCAATGTAGTGGCTGTGAAAGCGGAGGATGAAGATTCCCAACTTGCCAAAGATTTGATTGAAGTTGTTCAATCCGAAGAATTTGAAAAAGTAATTGATGCAGAGTTCGAAGGTTTTGGAAAACCTGAATGGATGAAAAATAGATAA
- a CDS encoding methionine ABC transporter ATP-binding protein, translating to MIEIQNVTKEYDTKNGTVVGVDNVSLTIREGEIFGIVGYSGAGKSSLLRCINLLERPTKGTIKVDGVDLTKLKGESLRRARLKIGMIFQHFYLISQKTVFENVAFALKAAKVPKDQIKPRVEELLEMVGLSDKKDVYPAQLSGGQKQRVAIARALANNPKVLLCDEATSALDPKTTKSILKLLKKINKELNITIVLITHEMDVVKEICDRMAVMEKGRIIEEGRVYDIFASPKEQLTKEFISSVISYDIPEAILLECTGTIVKVTFKGKVAGEGVISDTLKVHQVDGNFLHGSIEYIQDEPLGIFIMELKGEKQEIEKALRYIENRAAQVEVINYGI from the coding sequence ATGATCGAAATTCAGAATGTAACAAAGGAATATGATACAAAGAATGGCACTGTTGTTGGGGTGGACAATGTATCTTTGACCATACGGGAAGGAGAAATTTTCGGGATCGTCGGTTATTCAGGGGCAGGGAAAAGTTCCTTGCTCCGGTGCATCAATCTGCTGGAACGTCCAACAAAGGGAACGATTAAGGTGGATGGGGTGGATTTGACGAAATTAAAAGGAGAATCATTGCGTCGGGCAAGACTTAAAATTGGCATGATTTTTCAACATTTCTACCTCATCAGCCAAAAAACCGTTTTTGAAAATGTCGCTTTCGCTTTAAAAGCGGCAAAGGTTCCGAAAGATCAAATCAAACCGAGAGTGGAAGAACTGCTGGAAATGGTGGGGTTATCTGATAAAAAGGATGTTTATCCTGCGCAACTCAGTGGCGGCCAAAAACAAAGGGTGGCCATCGCCCGGGCTCTTGCCAATAATCCAAAGGTACTGTTATGTGATGAGGCCACTTCTGCCCTCGATCCTAAGACAACCAAATCCATTTTAAAATTGTTGAAAAAAATCAATAAAGAATTGAACATTACAATCGTTTTGATCACCCATGAAATGGACGTCGTAAAAGAAATTTGCGATCGGATGGCGGTCATGGAGAAGGGAAGAATCATTGAAGAGGGCCGCGTTTATGATATTTTCGCAAGTCCGAAAGAGCAACTCACAAAAGAGTTTATCTCCAGCGTTATTTCTTATGATATTCCAGAAGCCATTCTTCTAGAATGCACCGGAACGATCGTGAAAGTGACTTTCAAAGGGAAAGTGGCTGGAGAGGGTGTCATTTCGGATACGCTAAAAGTACACCAAGTAGACGGCAACTTCCTACATGGATCCATTGAATATATTCAAGATGAACCACTGGGCATTTTTATAATGGAGTTAAAAGGGGAAAAACAGGAAATTGAAAAAGCCTTAAGATATATCGAAAACCGTGCCGCTCAAGTGGAGGTGATCAATTATGGAATTTGA
- a CDS encoding ABC transporter permease: MRLWMLIIAAIILSIISLFIGAIDIKPTDLLDWESQQTQIFLISRVPRLLAIILAGAGMSIAGLIMQSLSRNKFVSPTTAGTLDAAKLGILISILCFSQAAYMEKIIFSFIFAFAGTILFMQILDRIKFKDAVFVPLIGIMYGNILSSITTFFAYEGDLIQNINTWLMGSFTLVISGRYELLYVSVPAILLAYLYANKFTVAGMGEDFAKNLGLSYKAVLNLGLIIVAVISTTVVLTVGVIPYLGLIVPNIVSLYMGDNLRKTIPHTIVLGVVFLLICDIMGRIVVYPFEIPVNVTVAVIGSLLFLIMLFRGRAYAK; encoded by the coding sequence ATGAGGCTATGGATGTTGATTATTGCAGCAATCATCCTGTCCATTATATCTTTATTTATTGGCGCCATTGATATTAAGCCTACTGATTTATTAGATTGGGAATCTCAGCAAACGCAAATATTCCTGATTAGTAGGGTGCCAAGATTATTAGCAATTATTTTAGCGGGGGCAGGAATGAGTATTGCTGGTTTAATTATGCAAAGTTTAAGCCGCAACAAGTTCGTTTCACCTACAACAGCAGGTACGCTGGATGCAGCAAAATTGGGAATTCTGATTTCGATTTTATGCTTTTCCCAAGCTGCATATATGGAAAAAATCATTTTTAGCTTTATCTTTGCATTTGCCGGTACCATCTTATTTATGCAAATTTTAGACCGCATTAAATTTAAAGATGCCGTATTTGTCCCGTTGATCGGTATTATGTATGGAAATATTTTATCTTCCATTACAACTTTCTTTGCATATGAGGGAGACTTGATTCAAAATATCAACACTTGGTTGATGGGTAGTTTTACATTGGTCATCTCCGGGCGATATGAACTGCTGTATGTAAGTGTTCCTGCCATCCTATTGGCTTATTTATATGCAAATAAGTTTACGGTTGCCGGAATGGGAGAGGATTTTGCCAAAAACTTGGGGCTTAGTTACAAAGCCGTATTGAATCTTGGTTTAATTATTGTTGCCGTCATTTCAACGACAGTCGTATTGACGGTCGGTGTAATCCCTTACTTGGGGCTGATTGTTCCGAATATTGTGTCCCTTTATATGGGCGATAACTTGCGCAAAACGATTCCTCATACTATCGTGTTAGGAGTTGTTTTCCTATTAATTTGCGACATTATGGGCCGAATTGTTGTTTATCCTTTTGAAATTCCTGTCAATGTGACAGTTGCAGTAATAGGCAGTTTGCTCTTCTTAATCATGTTGTTTAGGGGGAGAGCATATGCGAAATAA
- a CDS encoding ABC transporter ATP-binding protein, translating to MIEIKGLTKKYNNKPVISDVSLSIKPHAITSFIGPNGAGKSTLLSMVSRLIDADTGEVLLDQQNIKKWKSNEFAKRVSILKQSNFINVRLTVRELVSFGRYPYSKGRLTPEDEKHVNQAIEYMNLKEIEHKFLDQLSGGQKQRAFIAMVIAQDTDYILLDEPLNNLDMKHSVQIMKILRKLVDELNKTVVIVLHDINFASVYSDYIVALKDGKVVKNGPTEEIINSEALREIYDMNIPVQEQNGCRICVYFNSNT from the coding sequence ATGATTGAAATTAAAGGGTTAACAAAAAAATACAACAATAAGCCAGTCATTAGTGATGTTTCATTGTCGATTAAGCCTCATGCAATTACTTCTTTCATTGGACCAAACGGTGCAGGGAAGTCTACATTATTATCCATGGTGAGCAGACTGATTGATGCAGATACAGGCGAAGTATTATTGGACCAACAAAATATTAAAAAATGGAAATCTAATGAATTTGCCAAACGAGTATCGATTTTAAAACAATCGAATTTTATTAATGTTCGTTTAACAGTAAGAGAATTAGTATCTTTTGGACGCTATCCTTATTCAAAGGGCCGTTTGACGCCTGAAGACGAGAAGCATGTGAATCAAGCGATTGAATACATGAATTTGAAGGAAATAGAACACAAATTTTTAGACCAGTTATCAGGTGGGCAAAAACAACGGGCATTTATTGCTATGGTTATTGCTCAAGATACGGATTATATTCTGCTTGACGAGCCATTAAATAATTTAGATATGAAGCATTCTGTGCAAATTATGAAGATTTTGCGCAAACTTGTTGATGAATTAAATAAAACGGTTGTGATTGTGTTACATGATATCAATTTTGCTTCCGTATACTCAGACTATATTGTGGCCCTAAAAGACGGAAAAGTTGTGAAAAATGGCCCTACTGAAGAGATTATTAACTCTGAAGCCTTGCGTGAAATTTATGACATGAATATTCCGGTTCAAGAACAAAATGGTTGTCGTATTTGTGTATACTTCAATTCTAATACGTGA